A genomic region of Salinibacter pepae contains the following coding sequences:
- a CDS encoding redoxin domain-containing protein, with the protein MSTTRSLSKGDRAPRFTLYTDEAQSWALSDHLDQPVVLLFFPGAFTSVCTTELNAVNNDLGSFEPAHVVGISTDAPAVLSEFRSTQQFEFPLLSDHDATVCAEYGAKYDQNFTAMGLDRIAKRAAFVVDPAGTIQYAEVLDDAGQQPDFDALKETVRQLKEERGRHEH; encoded by the coding sequence ATGAGTACGACCCGTTCGCTTTCCAAAGGAGACCGCGCCCCCCGTTTCACGCTCTACACGGATGAGGCACAGTCCTGGGCGCTGTCCGACCATCTCGATCAGCCCGTCGTCCTTCTCTTCTTCCCCGGCGCATTTACCAGCGTGTGCACGACGGAGCTGAATGCCGTGAACAACGACCTCGGTTCGTTCGAGCCAGCCCACGTCGTCGGCATCTCGACGGACGCCCCGGCCGTTCTTTCAGAGTTCCGATCCACGCAGCAGTTTGAGTTTCCGCTCCTAAGCGATCACGACGCGACCGTCTGCGCGGAGTACGGGGCAAAATACGACCAGAACTTCACCGCCATGGGACTGGACCGCATTGCCAAACGGGCGGCCTTCGTCGTCGACCCGGCGGGCACGATTCAGTACGCCGAGGTCCTCGACGACGCGGGTCAACAGCCGGACTTCGATGCTCTGAAAGAAACGGTGCGGCAGCTAAAGGAGGAACGAGGGCGGCACGAGCACTGA
- a CDS encoding ABC transporter permease, with protein sequence MPVRFERFMSLRYLWGAEGREQGRSFLRFIIYVAVGGVTLGVAALLLALAIVRGFSEEIEEKIVGFGAHIQVSSYVQDEPLDQGASLRRQLREMKGVADVSPVVEQPVLLRYSEDAIDGVVLLGMDRLPSYLQKRVEAGGDAVDGETRGEPGLVVGREMATRLGLAVGDRVTAFALQQGGSGTSMGGRRPRVEQFRIRGIYDTSLQDIDDVYVFSSTAVARQLGSLAAPSVSRFNVTVSDPSRIDSLAARIENRFGFPVSARTVYQQYAGLFAWVDLQQSIIPLVIGVIVIVAAFNIVGTLLMLILEKTREIGILKGLGTSGRTLKRLFLVLGGLIGVVGTSLGAALALTFALLQQQFGLVSLPAEAYYMTTAPIGLNPLDFLLVAVVTVFLCGAAAYIPARVAARVEPVKAIRFE encoded by the coding sequence GTGCCCGTTCGCTTCGAGCGCTTTATGTCCCTCCGGTACCTCTGGGGGGCCGAGGGACGAGAACAAGGCCGGAGCTTCCTGCGCTTCATTATTTACGTAGCCGTGGGGGGCGTAACGCTAGGGGTCGCTGCGCTGCTCCTCGCCCTCGCGATCGTTCGGGGCTTTAGCGAAGAGATCGAGGAAAAAATCGTCGGGTTCGGGGCACACATTCAAGTGTCCAGTTACGTTCAGGACGAGCCGCTCGATCAGGGCGCGTCGCTCCGACGCCAGCTTCGGGAAATGAAGGGCGTCGCCGACGTTTCTCCGGTGGTCGAGCAGCCGGTGCTGCTTCGCTACTCGGAGGACGCGATCGACGGGGTGGTGTTGCTGGGCATGGACCGGCTCCCCTCGTACCTGCAGAAACGGGTGGAGGCCGGGGGGGATGCCGTGGACGGTGAGACAAGAGGTGAGCCGGGCCTCGTCGTGGGGCGGGAGATGGCCACTCGGCTCGGCCTGGCGGTCGGGGACCGTGTAACTGCGTTTGCCCTACAGCAGGGAGGATCTGGGACGTCGATGGGGGGGCGGCGGCCTCGTGTCGAGCAGTTTCGGATCCGCGGCATCTACGATACGTCGCTCCAGGACATCGACGATGTATATGTCTTCAGTAGCACCGCAGTCGCCCGGCAGCTGGGATCCCTGGCTGCTCCGTCCGTGAGTCGGTTCAATGTGACGGTGTCGGACCCATCCCGGATTGATTCGCTGGCGGCGCGGATCGAGAACCGGTTCGGATTTCCGGTATCCGCCCGTACTGTCTACCAGCAGTACGCAGGGCTCTTTGCCTGGGTGGACCTGCAACAGAGCATCATTCCGCTCGTGATCGGGGTGATTGTCATCGTCGCCGCCTTCAACATCGTCGGGACGCTCTTGATGCTGATTCTCGAAAAAACCCGTGAGATTGGCATTCTCAAGGGGCTGGGGACCTCGGGCCGCACACTGAAGCGACTATTTCTCGTCCTGGGGGGCCTGATTGGCGTTGTCGGGACGAGTCTTGGGGCGGCCCTGGCGCTTACCTTCGCGCTCCTGCAGCAGCAGTTTGGGCTGGTCTCACTCCCCGCCGAGGCCTACTACATGACCACGGCCCCGATTGGACTGAACCCGCTCGACTTCTTGCTCGTGGCGGTCGTGACTGTTTTCCTGTGTGGGGCGGCCGCCTACATCCCCGCCCGCGTGGCGGCACGGGTTGAACCCGTGAAGGCCATCCGATTCGAATAG
- the pruA gene encoding L-glutamate gamma-semialdehyde dehydrogenase has product MNNAYPETPPPENEPVRAYAPGSEDRRSVQERLRELRNQTVEIPAIVGGTPMYPGSTSEVVPPHDHQHTLGEVHQSGKGTVDDAIDAAMEAKAEWAAMDFSDRAAIFLRAADLIAGPYRDTLNAATMLGQGKSIHQAEIDAACELIDFLRFNVHYAEQIYRDQPNDSPGIWNQMQYRPLEGFVLAVTPFNFTAIQGNLPTAPALMGNTVLWKPASRSVYSAFFFYKILEEAGLPPGVINMLPADDGAAVGTPALQSEHFAGLHFTGSVGTFDHLWSTIGDNLDTYRTYPTIVGETGGKDFIVAHPSAHVEQLATAVVRGSFEYQGQKCSAASRLYMPESIWPDVRREITSQLDEVTVGPPEDFTNFLNAVIDQRAFDKIVGYIERARDADDAEIVYGGGYDDSTGYFIEPTIIRAHAPKETTMCEEIFGPVTTVYVYPDDEFASTLPLVDETSPYGLTGSIFARDRAAIKLASDVLEQAAGNFYINDKPTGAVVGEQPFGGARRSGTNDKAGSAYNLMRWVSPRAIKENLNPPTHHGYAWNQPDATKATDAPQEAGDGAVAS; this is encoded by the coding sequence ATGAACAACGCATATCCCGAGACCCCTCCTCCCGAGAACGAACCGGTTCGTGCCTACGCCCCCGGGTCCGAAGACCGTCGGTCCGTTCAGGAGCGACTCAGAGAACTGAGGAACCAGACCGTTGAAATCCCAGCCATCGTGGGGGGCACCCCCATGTATCCGGGCTCGACCTCCGAAGTTGTCCCGCCCCACGACCACCAGCACACGCTCGGGGAGGTACACCAGTCCGGGAAGGGCACCGTGGACGACGCAATCGACGCGGCGATGGAGGCCAAGGCCGAGTGGGCCGCAATGGACTTTTCGGATCGGGCCGCCATCTTCCTCCGCGCCGCCGACCTGATTGCTGGGCCGTACCGGGACACCCTCAACGCGGCGACCATGCTGGGACAAGGGAAGAGCATCCACCAGGCCGAGATCGACGCGGCCTGCGAGCTCATCGACTTCCTCCGGTTCAACGTCCATTACGCGGAGCAGATTTACCGCGACCAACCGAATGACTCGCCGGGAATCTGGAATCAGATGCAGTACCGACCGCTCGAAGGCTTTGTGCTGGCGGTCACGCCCTTCAACTTCACCGCCATCCAGGGCAACCTCCCGACGGCCCCGGCCCTGATGGGCAATACGGTGTTGTGGAAGCCGGCCTCTCGATCCGTGTACTCCGCGTTTTTCTTCTACAAGATCCTGGAAGAAGCGGGCCTTCCCCCCGGCGTCATTAATATGCTACCCGCCGACGACGGCGCAGCCGTGGGCACGCCTGCGCTGCAGTCCGAACATTTCGCGGGCCTCCACTTCACAGGATCGGTCGGGACGTTTGACCACCTCTGGTCCACGATCGGCGACAACCTGGACACCTACCGCACCTACCCGACCATCGTCGGAGAGACGGGCGGCAAAGACTTTATCGTTGCGCACCCGTCGGCCCACGTCGAGCAATTGGCAACCGCTGTTGTGCGCGGCTCGTTCGAATACCAGGGGCAGAAGTGCTCCGCCGCCTCCCGGCTCTACATGCCCGAGTCCATCTGGCCGGACGTTCGGCGCGAAATCACGAGTCAGCTGGACGAGGTCACCGTCGGGCCCCCAGAGGACTTCACCAACTTCCTAAATGCAGTCATCGACCAGCGGGCGTTTGACAAAATTGTGGGCTACATCGAGCGGGCCCGTGACGCCGACGACGCCGAGATTGTGTACGGCGGAGGCTACGACGACTCCACCGGGTACTTCATCGAACCCACGATTATCCGCGCCCACGCCCCGAAAGAAACGACCATGTGCGAAGAGATCTTCGGGCCCGTGACGACGGTCTACGTGTATCCCGACGACGAATTCGCATCCACCCTCCCCCTCGTCGACGAAACCTCCCCGTACGGCCTCACCGGGTCGATTTTTGCGCGCGACCGTGCGGCGATCAAGCTGGCGAGCGACGTTCTCGAGCAGGCCGCGGGGAACTTCTACATCAACGACAAGCCCACCGGTGCGGTGGTTGGGGAACAGCCCTTCGGCGGGGCCCGGCGGTCGGGAACCAACGACAAGGCGGGGTCTGCCTACAACCTCATGCGCTGGGTCTCTCCGCGTGCCATCAAGGAAAACCTGAACCCGCCGACCCACCACGGGTACGCCTGGAATCAACCCGACGCCACGAAGGCGACGGACGCTCCCCAGGAAGCCGGGGACGGTGCAGTCGCGTCGTGA
- a CDS encoding HD family phosphohydrolase encodes MGHDLETKDGSEAPEAWKQWVLRGGLFLGLVALTIGAFPRGDFYEYTVEVGDTWRQSTLSAPFNFPVYLDQERVEARRDTVRANTSPYFREVQGASQKLTENRDTLRRQLTRILEAYASYRYHQQQGEREAARQDSLDYVRRRRNAQVTLSASQWEYLASEYAEEVQALRSPSRESGGQMSSRLHGRLLEAAFEVGGQLLSLGVMNRPRDSVATDEIIVRNQQDQTQRRVEKDNLYGLNESFAYAERQLRERFSENREHSRIAASFFRAIFVPSLQYLREDTMEERDQRAQKVTAIQGGVEEGEPIVRTGQRVTREIKRKLTSLERAKSDRLGSNIVAKQLSGEVLFTLLGFGFFFFYLYLLRPEIWSKNRDLVLVSVVLAFIIVLYGVAIRAPWSLYVVPVPLASVLLTIVFNSRIALIGTLVLALTGGQMLGLELEYTVATFFAGAFGIFSVRDIKNRGQFFVSGGLAFAGYALVLFATWLYLDLPFGRVAPDLAYAAIASAITITSSLFLWALERIFDITTDLTLLELSDTNRPLLKELSLRAPGSFNHTLQVANLAEAAADRIGAHALLTRVGALYHDIGKMKKPEYFVENQRTMSNPHDELKPRMSALIIASHVKEGLEMGKDDGLPAQVHKFIPMHHGTARIEYFYQKALSRTENADRSVPESEFRYPGPKPDSKETGILMLADSVEAASRSLDDPSPRRLENLIDLLFSERIDDGQLDNTNLTFRDLRLIKDTFLKMLLGIYHVRVKYPDQEEESAEPDFEVVSLRADRPYVNVSVAYGQDAWGAWVEPEPASPARSRKEPRPQLADASPHSSAYPDAAEIRADQNGREEAPATESASGSESGGEEASPQGR; translated from the coding sequence GTGGGGCATGATCTCGAAACCAAGGACGGGTCCGAGGCCCCCGAGGCGTGGAAGCAGTGGGTCCTGCGCGGCGGTCTTTTTCTGGGCCTTGTGGCCCTTACCATCGGGGCGTTTCCGCGGGGGGACTTCTACGAGTATACAGTAGAGGTGGGCGACACGTGGCGCCAGTCTACACTCAGTGCCCCATTCAATTTCCCCGTATACCTTGACCAGGAGCGTGTAGAGGCCCGTCGCGACACGGTCCGAGCGAATACGTCTCCCTATTTTCGAGAGGTGCAAGGGGCGTCGCAGAAGCTGACGGAAAACCGGGACACCCTGCGTCGCCAACTGACCCGCATCCTGGAGGCCTACGCGAGCTACCGCTACCATCAACAGCAGGGGGAACGGGAGGCCGCGCGTCAAGACTCGCTCGACTACGTTCGGCGTCGTCGGAATGCCCAGGTCACGCTCAGTGCGTCGCAGTGGGAGTACCTAGCGTCCGAGTATGCGGAGGAGGTCCAGGCCCTTCGGTCCCCCTCCCGCGAGTCCGGGGGCCAGATGTCGTCCCGCCTGCATGGCCGCCTGCTTGAGGCGGCCTTCGAGGTGGGCGGACAGCTTCTCAGTCTCGGGGTCATGAACCGGCCGCGCGATTCGGTGGCAACCGACGAGATCATCGTCCGGAATCAGCAGGACCAAACCCAGCGCAGGGTCGAAAAAGATAACCTTTACGGGCTCAACGAGTCGTTCGCGTACGCCGAGCGCCAACTCCGTGAGAGATTTTCGGAAAACCGGGAGCACTCCCGCATTGCGGCCTCCTTCTTCCGGGCGATCTTCGTGCCTTCGCTCCAGTATCTCCGCGAAGATACGATGGAGGAGCGCGATCAGCGTGCCCAGAAAGTGACTGCCATTCAGGGCGGGGTGGAAGAAGGGGAGCCCATCGTACGGACGGGACAACGGGTCACCCGAGAAATCAAACGCAAGCTCACGTCTCTCGAACGGGCGAAGAGTGATCGGCTTGGGTCCAACATTGTAGCGAAACAGCTGAGCGGAGAGGTCCTCTTTACCCTGCTCGGCTTTGGGTTCTTCTTCTTTTACCTCTATCTCCTCCGGCCCGAGATTTGGTCCAAGAACCGGGATCTCGTACTGGTATCGGTGGTCCTCGCGTTCATTATTGTCCTCTACGGGGTTGCGATTCGGGCGCCCTGGTCCCTGTACGTTGTCCCTGTGCCGCTTGCGTCGGTGCTGCTCACCATCGTCTTCAACTCCCGCATTGCCCTCATCGGGACGCTGGTGCTGGCCCTGACTGGGGGACAAATGCTGGGCCTCGAGCTCGAGTATACCGTCGCCACCTTTTTTGCCGGTGCGTTCGGGATCTTTAGCGTCCGGGACATAAAAAATCGCGGGCAGTTTTTTGTGAGTGGGGGGCTGGCGTTCGCGGGGTACGCGCTCGTGCTCTTCGCCACCTGGCTGTATCTCGACCTTCCCTTCGGACGAGTGGCCCCCGACCTGGCCTACGCGGCGATCGCCTCCGCCATCACGATCACGTCGTCGCTGTTTCTGTGGGCCCTGGAGCGCATTTTCGACATCACCACGGACCTGACCCTGCTGGAGCTGTCGGACACGAACCGTCCGTTGCTGAAAGAGCTGAGCCTACGGGCGCCCGGCTCGTTCAACCACACGCTCCAGGTTGCCAATCTTGCCGAGGCGGCCGCCGACCGGATTGGGGCCCACGCGCTACTGACTCGCGTCGGCGCCCTCTATCACGACATCGGCAAAATGAAGAAGCCGGAGTACTTTGTCGAGAATCAGCGCACGATGTCGAACCCCCACGATGAACTGAAGCCCCGGATGAGTGCGCTCATCATTGCGAGCCACGTCAAAGAGGGCCTTGAAATGGGGAAGGACGACGGGCTCCCGGCGCAGGTGCACAAGTTCATCCCCATGCACCACGGGACGGCCCGGATCGAGTACTTCTACCAAAAGGCCCTCAGCCGGACCGAGAACGCGGACCGATCCGTGCCGGAGTCGGAGTTTCGATACCCGGGGCCCAAGCCCGACTCGAAGGAAACCGGCATTCTGATGCTGGCCGATTCGGTGGAGGCCGCGAGTCGGAGTCTCGATGACCCGTCGCCCCGCCGCCTGGAGAACCTCATCGATCTGCTCTTCAGCGAGCGGATTGACGATGGGCAACTCGACAACACGAACCTCACGTTCCGCGACCTCCGGCTAATCAAGGACACGTTCCTGAAGATGCTGCTTGGCATCTACCACGTGCGGGTGAAGTACCCGGATCAGGAGGAAGAATCCGCCGAGCCAGACTTTGAGGTGGTGTCGCTCCGGGCGGACCGGCCGTACGTCAACGTGTCCGTGGCGTACGGCCAGGACGCGTGGGGGGCCTGGGTGGAGCCCGAACCGGCCTCGCCGGCACGGTCGCGGAAGGAGCCGCGGCCCCAGCTTGCAGACGCGTCCCCTCACTCCTCCGCCTACCCGGACGCGGCGGAGATCCGGGCCGACCAGAATGGAAGGGAGGAGGCCCCGGCGACGGAGAGCGCGTCCGGGTCGGAGTCCGGGGGCGAAGAGGCGTCGCCACAAGGGCGGTAG
- a CDS encoding nitrilase-related carbon-nitrogen hydrolase has product MPVRAAYLQFAPAYLEVDQNLAAVESLLRSVEADLIVLPELFTSGYFFQSKDDLERVAEPIPNGKSVAALRGWADSLGATLVAGLAERDGDHFYNSAVVVRPDGRVDTYRKVHLFYEEMTLFEAGDLGFRVFEEDTAGGASYRLGVMVCFDWYFPEAARTLALRGADVIAHPSNLVLPHCPDSMPVRARENHVFTITANRHGREEKEGESLRFIGMSEVCAPSGTILARADESADVVEVVDLDPREARDRNINAHNDVLQDRRPATYAATSEVAKSRA; this is encoded by the coding sequence GTGCCCGTGAGAGCTGCCTATCTCCAGTTTGCCCCCGCCTACCTTGAGGTGGATCAAAACCTCGCCGCGGTCGAATCGCTTCTTCGTTCCGTCGAGGCGGACCTGATCGTCCTGCCCGAGCTGTTTACGTCTGGGTACTTTTTTCAGTCGAAAGACGACCTGGAACGCGTCGCCGAACCGATCCCCAACGGCAAATCCGTGGCGGCACTGCGGGGCTGGGCGGACTCGCTGGGGGCGACACTCGTGGCGGGGCTGGCCGAACGGGACGGGGATCATTTCTACAACAGCGCGGTGGTGGTGCGGCCCGACGGCCGGGTGGATACGTACCGCAAGGTTCACCTCTTCTACGAGGAGATGACCCTGTTTGAGGCGGGCGACCTGGGCTTCCGGGTCTTTGAGGAGGACACTGCGGGCGGGGCCTCGTACCGCCTCGGGGTGATGGTGTGCTTCGACTGGTATTTTCCCGAGGCAGCCCGCACGCTTGCGTTGAGAGGGGCGGACGTGATTGCTCATCCCTCCAACCTTGTCCTCCCACACTGCCCTGATTCCATGCCGGTCCGTGCTCGTGAGAACCACGTCTTCACCATCACGGCCAACCGGCACGGACGGGAAGAGAAGGAGGGAGAATCCCTGCGTTTCATCGGAATGAGTGAGGTGTGCGCCCCCTCGGGGACCATCTTGGCCCGGGCCGACGAGTCGGCGGACGTGGTGGAGGTTGTTGACCTGGATCCGCGCGAGGCGCGCGACCGCAACATCAATGCCCACAACGATGTCCTGCAAGACCGACGGCCCGCCACGTACGCCGCGACGTCAGAGGTGGCGAAGTCGAGGGCCTAG
- a CDS encoding helix-turn-helix domain-containing protein, protein MPDDLDTPALRRFARDLRRIREDRSVSRTAIQEETQVHASHLKSFEAGVLHEEERMNGVYLKAFVRAYAEAIGLSAETVVEHLESALSGTYDDQLAVTFLNAPSTEADVSEAATASPSPEGEQDAADSPSSPSDKPEEKTSEDKLGPEEEPPEKTKTDPTQVVSSDAQSPAGQSQSSTRSGASASEAAGERPSPDVQEEPHFSDLAEEEEKAAGLSSARGRAPRQGPSQADSFPSNVQEVLTSHRDKILATIGIALLVGLVGGLGFYLTRGGATSEPPSGGETLGASPAADAGPAAAEATGDTSAPAPRSARRPPADITLGDTLHVTVRATEDVRELRVQQDDNLRRPYWIEAGEARVFPFAERVTLQNQLENLELLLEGYRYPVTSTDEQGRVVIRRDTAEQFADTLRGAPASISEPPDTIRGQGSFPDPDTTSSESPDSDS, encoded by the coding sequence ATGCCCGATGACTTGGACACTCCCGCCCTGCGGCGGTTCGCGCGCGACCTGCGCCGGATCCGCGAAGATCGAAGCGTGTCCCGCACAGCCATCCAGGAGGAAACCCAAGTACATGCCTCGCATCTGAAGTCCTTCGAGGCGGGCGTCCTCCACGAAGAGGAGAGGATGAACGGCGTTTATCTGAAGGCATTCGTCCGCGCCTACGCCGAAGCGATTGGGCTTTCTGCGGAGACGGTCGTGGAGCACCTAGAGTCTGCGCTCTCCGGCACCTACGACGATCAGCTCGCCGTCACCTTTCTGAACGCCCCGTCAACGGAGGCGGATGTTTCAGAGGCTGCCACGGCATCCCCATCCCCGGAAGGAGAACAGGACGCGGCCGATTCGCCGTCGAGCCCGAGCGATAAGCCCGAAGAGAAGACGTCCGAAGATAAGCTGGGCCCCGAAGAGGAGCCCCCTGAAAAGACGAAGACGGATCCGACCCAGGTCGTCTCCTCCGACGCTCAGTCCCCCGCGGGGCAGTCCCAGTCCTCTACCCGTTCGGGGGCGTCTGCGTCCGAAGCGGCCGGCGAGCGTCCGTCCCCGGACGTGCAGGAGGAGCCGCACTTCTCGGATTTAGCTGAAGAGGAGGAAAAGGCGGCGGGGCTGTCCTCAGCGCGTGGGAGAGCGCCCCGTCAGGGTCCCTCTCAGGCAGACTCCTTCCCCAGCAACGTTCAGGAGGTTCTCACGTCCCACCGCGACAAAATCTTGGCGACCATTGGGATTGCTCTCCTGGTTGGACTGGTTGGGGGACTGGGATTCTACCTTACGAGGGGCGGCGCGACGTCTGAGCCCCCGTCGGGGGGAGAGACGCTGGGCGCTTCTCCCGCTGCCGATGCCGGCCCCGCGGCCGCAGAAGCCACCGGCGACACCAGTGCACCGGCGCCGCGGTCGGCCCGGCGCCCCCCGGCCGACATCACGCTCGGCGATACCCTCCACGTTACGGTCCGGGCAACCGAAGACGTGCGGGAGCTTCGGGTTCAGCAGGACGACAACCTCCGGCGGCCCTACTGGATCGAGGCGGGCGAGGCCCGGGTTTTCCCGTTCGCCGAACGCGTGACGCTCCAGAATCAGCTCGAGAACCTAGAGCTCCTTCTCGAAGGGTACCGGTATCCCGTCACCTCGACCGACGAGCAGGGGCGTGTCGTTATTCGTCGGGACACGGCCGAGCAGTTTGCCGATACGCTTCGGGGGGCGCCGGCCTCCATCTCAGAACCTCCGGATACCATCCGGGGCCAGGGCTCATTTCCAGACCCGGATACCACGTCTTCAGAATCGCCTGACTCGGACTCCTGA
- a CDS encoding phosphoribosylaminoimidazolesuccinocarboxamide synthase, whose product MDHQLIEDQLDHTIEQTGFDDLGETYHGKVRDNYRQGDRRILVTTDRISAFDHVLPQTIPFKGQILNQTAAYFFEATEDLVPNHVLSVPDPNVTIAKECTPIPIEFVVRGYLAGHAWREYDRGTRTLCGQGLPDGLRESEQLPEPILTPTTKAEEGHDQDVSREEALANTGLAPATYDQLAEWALALYRRGHKMATEQGLLLVDTKYEFGRTPDGNLVLIDEVHTPDSSRYYYADGYEDRLAEGRPQRQLSKEFVREWLMDHGFQGRAGDEMPTLPDAFRAKVTRRYVELFEKVTGQAFEPDTHPNPEARIHSALGDYVVEASR is encoded by the coding sequence ATGGACCATCAACTTATCGAAGACCAGCTGGACCACACGATCGAGCAGACCGGTTTTGACGACCTGGGAGAGACCTACCACGGAAAGGTTCGGGACAATTACCGACAAGGCGATCGGCGCATTCTGGTCACGACCGATCGGATCTCTGCCTTCGACCACGTCCTCCCACAGACCATTCCATTCAAGGGCCAAATTCTGAATCAGACGGCCGCCTACTTCTTCGAAGCCACAGAAGATCTTGTCCCGAACCACGTCCTCTCCGTTCCGGACCCCAATGTGACCATCGCGAAGGAGTGCACCCCCATTCCCATCGAGTTTGTGGTCCGGGGCTATTTGGCCGGGCACGCCTGGCGGGAATATGACCGGGGCACACGGACCCTCTGCGGGCAGGGCCTGCCGGACGGACTCCGAGAGAGCGAGCAGCTGCCCGAGCCGATCCTCACCCCCACCACCAAGGCCGAAGAGGGGCACGACCAGGACGTGAGCCGAGAGGAGGCGCTTGCAAATACCGGCCTGGCCCCCGCCACCTACGACCAACTCGCCGAGTGGGCCCTCGCGCTGTACCGACGCGGCCACAAGATGGCAACGGAGCAGGGCCTCCTCCTCGTCGATACGAAGTATGAATTTGGCCGCACGCCCGACGGCAATCTCGTGTTAATCGATGAGGTGCACACCCCCGACTCATCGCGGTACTACTACGCAGACGGGTACGAGGATCGCCTTGCCGAGGGCCGTCCCCAGAGGCAGCTCTCGAAGGAGTTCGTTCGGGAGTGGCTCATGGACCATGGCTTCCAAGGACGAGCCGGCGACGAGATGCCCACGCTTCCGGATGCGTTCCGAGCAAAGGTTACGAGGCGCTACGTGGAGCTCTTCGAAAAGGTGACGGGACAAGCGTTCGAACCGGATACGCACCCCAACCCTGAAGCCCGTATCCACTCGGCCCTGGGCGATTACGTCGTTGAAGCGTCGCGCTAG
- a CDS encoding GntR family transcriptional regulator, translating to MSTLDIDPDANVSVREQLVNQLRYLIASGHYNVNDTLPSTRTLGDQLDVSFHTVRKAYQELDDEGLLSSQVGSGYTVKERSPLAKSERMERGAKVVNDTLQQLVGLGLSDTEIESLFQEQATLLDHAGLERKLIVLGPHDELNHLCADQLSTALQKTVLPVSLSRIERHKDADYAFSPYPHLTQVLETLSRTDTMGFSTHLPPPVLETVARLRDRETLGLVTRYQDTIPPLSEELRAQTAYDGQVIAASIDREADHLQSFVQETDLLLATPASQRRLRPYLDDSLHDVEELKLLVGKDSIEAIANAVPA from the coding sequence ATGTCCACCTTGGACATCGATCCGGACGCGAACGTGTCCGTGCGGGAGCAGCTCGTCAACCAGCTCCGCTACCTCATCGCGTCCGGGCACTACAACGTCAACGACACGCTTCCGTCCACCCGTACGCTGGGCGACCAGCTCGACGTTTCCTTCCACACGGTCCGAAAGGCGTATCAGGAACTGGACGACGAGGGGCTTCTCAGCTCTCAGGTGGGAAGTGGATACACTGTCAAAGAGCGGAGTCCCCTGGCCAAGAGCGAGCGGATGGAGCGCGGGGCGAAAGTGGTCAACGACACGCTGCAGCAGCTGGTCGGGCTGGGACTCAGCGACACAGAGATTGAATCCCTCTTTCAGGAGCAGGCCACCCTGCTCGACCACGCGGGACTGGAGCGCAAGCTCATCGTCCTCGGCCCCCACGACGAATTGAACCACCTATGTGCGGACCAACTGAGCACCGCCCTCCAAAAAACCGTGCTACCGGTCTCCCTCTCCCGAATCGAGCGTCACAAGGACGCGGACTACGCATTCTCACCGTATCCGCACCTTACGCAGGTGCTGGAGACGCTCTCCCGAACCGACACCATGGGATTTTCGACCCACCTTCCTCCCCCCGTCCTCGAAACGGTGGCCCGGCTCCGCGACCGGGAGACACTCGGGCTGGTGACACGCTACCAGGACACCATCCCCCCTCTGTCTGAGGAGCTTCGGGCCCAAACAGCCTACGATGGACAGGTCATTGCCGCGTCAATTGATCGTGAGGCGGACCACCTTCAGAGCTTCGTCCAGGAGACGGACCTGTTGCTCGCCACCCCGGCGAGTCAGCGTCGCCTCCGGCCCTACCTGGACGACTCCCTCCACGATGTCGAAGAGCTGAAGCTGCTGGTCGGCAAGGATTCAATCGAGGCCATCGCGAATGCCGTGCCGGCTTGA